Proteins encoded together in one Orrella marina window:
- a CDS encoding branched-chain amino acid ABC transporter permease gives MQTLTQLILTGLQIGALYVIFSLGLNLIFGVMKIVNFAHGQFFTLTALLIAVLYPYFAGHGFSHVMAFCLAISAGILASLVLGYLLYQFGFRFFQRDLAGSFILSVGFVLFIEGLLLHYFGGAVKSVPYFVEGSVSILNVNVTYQRLILIFVALVFTALLYWVLGHTKTGKAMRAVSIDHEAAMIQGIPYKKIALTGFLIATFLGALAGAVMAPLAMVSPTVGADYLVKGFIAVILGGLGSVPGAIIGSLFIGFIESFGGFYFDPSFANIAIFVLVMIALMVRPNGLMGNG, from the coding sequence ATGCAGACGCTAACACAATTGATACTCACCGGTCTTCAGATCGGGGCTTTGTACGTCATCTTCTCACTCGGATTGAACCTGATTTTTGGGGTGATGAAGATTGTCAACTTTGCGCATGGCCAGTTCTTTACGCTGACTGCATTGTTGATAGCCGTGCTCTACCCTTATTTTGCTGGACACGGCTTTTCGCATGTGATGGCGTTCTGCCTGGCGATCTCGGCAGGTATCCTGGCATCGCTGGTGCTGGGATACCTGTTATATCAGTTCGGATTTCGATTCTTTCAGAGAGATCTGGCCGGCTCGTTCATCTTGTCAGTCGGCTTCGTGCTGTTCATTGAAGGGCTGCTGTTGCACTATTTTGGTGGAGCAGTGAAATCCGTACCGTACTTTGTTGAAGGAAGTGTCTCGATATTGAACGTGAATGTGACGTACCAGCGACTGATTCTGATCTTTGTCGCACTAGTGTTCACCGCTCTATTGTATTGGGTGCTTGGGCATACCAAAACCGGCAAGGCAATGCGTGCCGTTTCAATCGATCACGAGGCGGCCATGATTCAGGGCATACCTTACAAGAAGATTGCGCTCACAGGCTTTCTGATTGCGACGTTTCTCGGTGCGCTGGCCGGTGCCGTCATGGCACCGCTTGCCATGGTATCCCCGACAGTCGGTGCGGATTATCTGGTCAAAGGCTTCATCGCCGTCATTCTTGGAGGTTTGGGCAGTGTTCCGGGCGCCATTATTGGCAGCCTTTTCATTGGTTTCATCGAGAGCTTTGGCGGCTTCTACTTCGATCCGTCGTTTGCCAACATCGCGATCTTTGTGTTGGTCATGATTGCTCTTATGGTTCGTCCGAATGGGTTGATGGGAAATGGATAA
- a CDS encoding branched-chain amino acid ABC transporter permease, producing MDKKTLSGSFVALAVAMALAMLLKDGYSANLMAWMAIAALIASGLRFVTLIGELNFAAAAFVGLGAYASGYSLTILELPFAVSLICGGLFAALIGVAFGYVTLKTKGPYFLLIGFAFTEVIRLIYTRIDVLGGNSGMIGIFPPDFLWERFTVFAVGLSGVLIMLMYAIEKSYLGKCFIGIRDNDQVVLSVGINVHMTKVLCLSIGAFVSGIAGGLTAFVNNVISPADFSFLLSTFALAYLKVGGEDHPIGPIAGAVMLVYLSSVSLSFGGGDHIFYGIAIILTLLVMPKGLFGLLEHLKTSRKTSSTVQQSTRESQI from the coding sequence ATGGATAAAAAGACACTTTCCGGGAGTTTTGTTGCGCTCGCTGTGGCCATGGCGCTGGCGATGCTACTGAAAGATGGATATTCTGCCAATCTGATGGCTTGGATGGCGATTGCCGCTCTGATTGCCTCAGGTCTACGATTTGTGACCCTTATTGGTGAGCTCAATTTTGCAGCTGCGGCATTTGTCGGCCTAGGCGCCTACGCATCGGGTTACTCGTTGACCATTCTTGAGTTGCCATTTGCAGTTTCGCTGATTTGCGGAGGATTGTTCGCCGCGTTGATCGGCGTTGCTTTCGGATACGTTACCTTAAAGACCAAGGGTCCGTACTTTCTGCTGATCGGCTTCGCATTCACCGAAGTGATCCGACTCATCTACACCCGCATCGACGTGCTGGGTGGCAATTCTGGGATGATCGGCATTTTTCCGCCAGATTTCCTTTGGGAAAGATTTACCGTGTTTGCTGTCGGACTTTCGGGCGTTCTGATCATGCTGATGTACGCAATTGAAAAGTCCTATCTAGGCAAATGCTTTATTGGCATACGTGACAACGACCAGGTCGTGCTGTCAGTTGGCATCAATGTTCACATGACCAAAGTCCTGTGCCTGTCGATCGGAGCTTTTGTGTCCGGCATCGCAGGGGGATTGACGGCATTTGTCAATAACGTGATCAGCCCGGCCGACTTCAGTTTTCTTCTGTCGACCTTTGCGCTGGCGTATTTGAAGGTTGGAGGAGAGGATCACCCGATCGGTCCTATCGCCGGTGCAGTCATGCTGGTATACCTCAGCAGTGTTTCGCTCAGTTTCGGAGGCGGAGATCACATTTTCTACGGTATTGCGATCATTCTCACGCTGTTGGTGATGCCCAAGGGACTTTTTGGTCTGCTCGAACATTTAAAAACATCCAGAAAGACCTCGAGCACGGTGCAACAGTCCACAAGGGAGAGTCAGATATGA
- a CDS encoding ABC transporter ATP-binding protein translates to MKSDERVALVRTEGIGRRYGGLQAVADFSFDIFPEEILGLIGPNGAGKSTTFNLISGFVKPTSGRLFFEGKDVTGSSPTRISRMGLVRTFQHGSLMKSLTVRDNIVVGVLGAVGLLHTRSVQNKVVDAARMLGLEQYLDEVSGNLSHGIQRLISIAIAYAASPKVLCLDEPLTGLNQTEATETLNLLRHIRDNQKCAILLVEHNMKAVMQLCERIVVLHHGQMLAMGTPSQIRSNPAVITAYLGEKHARS, encoded by the coding sequence ATGAAATCAGATGAACGCGTTGCACTGGTTCGAACCGAAGGTATCGGAAGGCGCTACGGGGGGCTGCAGGCTGTGGCTGATTTCAGCTTTGATATCTTTCCGGAGGAAATCCTCGGTCTGATTGGACCAAACGGGGCAGGCAAGAGCACAACGTTTAACCTTATCAGTGGTTTCGTCAAGCCTACATCGGGACGTCTTTTCTTTGAGGGGAAGGATGTCACGGGGTCGTCTCCTACCCGAATCAGTCGTATGGGGCTGGTTCGTACCTTTCAGCACGGGAGCCTGATGAAGTCGCTTACTGTAAGAGACAACATCGTAGTTGGGGTGTTGGGAGCCGTCGGCCTGTTGCATACCCGGTCCGTTCAGAACAAGGTAGTCGATGCAGCCAGAATGCTCGGACTTGAACAGTACCTGGACGAGGTGTCGGGAAACCTGTCTCATGGCATCCAGCGACTGATCAGCATCGCCATTGCCTATGCGGCCAGTCCAAAGGTTCTGTGTCTGGACGAACCACTGACTGGATTGAATCAAACAGAAGCGACCGAGACACTGAATCTGTTGCGACACATACGAGACAATCAGAAGTGCGCCATCTTGCTGGTCGAGCACAACATGAAGGCGGTCATGCAACTGTGTGAGCGGATTGTTGTGCTACATCACGGTCAGATGTTGGCCATGGGAACACCATCACAGATCCGTTCCAACCCTGCCGTGATTACCGCTTATCTGGGAGAAAAACATGCGAGGTCTTGA
- a CDS encoding ABC transporter ATP-binding protein, giving the protein MRGLDVFSLELDGLCVSYGKVPVLHDVSLKVTKGQVVTIIGANGAGKSTVMKVVMGLHKATSGSVRLFGKDVLGKSPDQLTPLGMTLVPEGRRLFAPMTVRENLEMGAYRRTSAPEVQADFEKVLEFFPDLKPKLDLTAGSLSGGQQQMVAVARALMTSPKVMLLDEPTIGLAPAVVDVIAGVIRQVSNDGVDVLLVEQNAEMALEISDYGYVLEQGRIVLEAPASELASNPEVQKAYLGI; this is encoded by the coding sequence ATGCGAGGTCTTGATGTTTTCTCGCTTGAGTTGGACGGCCTCTGTGTGAGCTATGGCAAGGTGCCCGTTCTGCACGATGTGTCTCTTAAAGTCACCAAAGGGCAAGTCGTCACTATTATCGGTGCGAACGGAGCCGGCAAGTCCACTGTGATGAAAGTTGTCATGGGATTGCATAAGGCTACATCGGGCAGTGTGCGCCTATTTGGAAAAGATGTTCTGGGCAAATCGCCCGATCAACTCACTCCATTGGGTATGACACTTGTTCCGGAAGGGCGGCGTCTGTTTGCACCGATGACCGTGCGCGAGAATCTGGAAATGGGTGCATATCGCAGAACGTCAGCACCGGAAGTCCAGGCCGATTTCGAAAAGGTGCTCGAATTCTTTCCGGATCTCAAGCCTAAGCTTGATTTGACAGCGGGTTCTCTGAGTGGGGGACAGCAACAGATGGTGGCAGTTGCCCGAGCGCTCATGACTAGTCCTAAAGTGATGTTGCTCGATGAACCGACGATCGGACTGGCACCAGCGGTGGTGGACGTCATCGCCGGCGTCATCCGCCAAGTTAGCAACGATGGTGTCGATGTGTTGCTGGTCGAACAGAACGCTGAGATGGCACTTGAGATTTCCGACTACGGGTATGTCCTGGAACAGGGGCGCATCGTGCTTGAAGCGCCTGCCAGTGAACTTGCCAGCAATCCGGAAGTGCAAAAAGCCTATTTGGGTATCTAG
- a CDS encoding AMP-binding protein: MKNDLPVWLPGKDEIENSFVARFIRYCGFESYEALHRFSIEQDDQYWRKYIEFSGFVWKRDHETFVHFERGVEFPQWFIGGQLNWVDSVLRWSDDTFTADRPAIIAERESGHCQQVTYKELAQKVRAFANGLRQIGIKRGDRVGMLMENGVEANVSLIAISYIGAVAVPLFTGFGVDAIISRLASCDARLILATTGFPRRGRFVDAQAYIRDAVKELPSVEHIYWKPSPEGSELEAHDLRWSQLLAHSDEASVSESMDPNDPFLLIYTSGTTGKPKGPVHTHAGFPLKMAHDSNVHINIGKGDVLCWPADMGWIAGPIVSFSALLNGATLVTYDGAPDTPDWGVMGSLIEKYRVTHFGASPTLIRGLQAHASDALAHDFSSIKVLITAGESITPEHHYWFQTTFGRGECPIINITGGTEVSCALLSSVVVKPIAPSCFNTTSPAVSADVVDASGQSVTGEIGELVVRKPFVGMCSSFWRDDKRYLESYWQTISGIWVHGDLALHDTDGYYYLLGRSDDTIKVAGKRLGPAEVEAILVELPQIADVAAIGVADAMKGNRLVVFLTPKPDFNGDPEVLKQTVMDLVQSRMGKPFRPSEVYVASQLPKTRSTKVMRRLIRNVYMNAPYGDLSSLDNPAALDELKHLIPRV, encoded by the coding sequence ATGAAGAACGACTTGCCTGTTTGGCTACCTGGTAAAGACGAAATCGAGAACTCGTTTGTTGCCCGGTTCATCCGTTATTGTGGCTTTGAATCGTATGAAGCACTGCATCGATTCTCGATAGAGCAGGACGATCAGTACTGGCGAAAGTATATTGAGTTCAGCGGCTTTGTCTGGAAACGTGATCATGAGACGTTCGTGCATTTCGAACGAGGTGTGGAATTCCCACAATGGTTCATAGGTGGGCAGCTCAACTGGGTGGATTCGGTTCTTCGTTGGTCGGATGATACGTTTACAGCCGATCGCCCCGCGATCATTGCTGAAAGGGAGTCTGGCCATTGTCAACAAGTAACATACAAGGAACTCGCGCAAAAGGTTAGGGCGTTTGCCAATGGCTTGCGACAGATCGGAATCAAGCGGGGCGACCGCGTGGGCATGCTCATGGAAAATGGTGTCGAGGCCAACGTGTCTCTGATTGCCATCTCCTACATCGGTGCGGTGGCAGTGCCCTTGTTCACAGGCTTTGGAGTTGATGCCATCATATCAAGATTGGCATCTTGCGATGCCCGGCTCATCTTGGCCACTACTGGATTTCCTCGTCGTGGAAGGTTTGTTGATGCCCAGGCGTACATTCGCGACGCAGTTAAGGAGTTGCCTTCGGTCGAGCATATCTACTGGAAACCTTCACCAGAAGGTTCTGAGCTTGAAGCGCATGACTTACGCTGGAGTCAGTTGCTGGCTCATTCGGATGAAGCGTCTGTGTCTGAATCGATGGATCCGAATGACCCATTTCTGCTGATCTACACATCCGGGACGACTGGTAAACCAAAGGGGCCGGTGCATACACACGCAGGATTTCCGCTCAAGATGGCGCACGACTCAAACGTGCATATCAACATCGGTAAAGGCGACGTCTTGTGCTGGCCAGCTGACATGGGATGGATTGCCGGGCCAATTGTCAGCTTTTCTGCGCTCCTGAACGGAGCCACGCTGGTGACCTACGATGGTGCACCAGATACACCTGACTGGGGAGTGATGGGATCGCTAATCGAAAAGTACCGAGTGACCCACTTTGGTGCCTCACCCACACTCATTCGCGGCTTGCAGGCGCATGCAAGCGATGCACTTGCGCATGATTTTTCTTCGATCAAGGTTTTGATCACAGCCGGTGAAAGCATCACCCCGGAGCATCATTACTGGTTTCAGACCACGTTTGGCAGGGGGGAATGCCCGATTATCAACATCACGGGTGGAACCGAAGTTTCATGTGCACTCCTTTCCAGTGTCGTTGTCAAGCCGATTGCACCATCCTGTTTTAACACAACCAGTCCGGCTGTTTCGGCTGATGTGGTAGATGCCAGTGGTCAGTCCGTGACGGGAGAGATCGGGGAGCTCGTGGTGCGCAAACCGTTTGTCGGCATGTGCAGTTCCTTCTGGCGTGATGATAAGCGATATCTTGAATCCTACTGGCAAACGATATCGGGTATCTGGGTTCATGGCGATCTGGCCTTGCACGATACTGATGGTTATTACTACCTGCTCGGACGTTCGGATGACACCATCAAAGTGGCGGGAAAGCGGCTTGGCCCAGCAGAGGTCGAGGCAATTTTGGTGGAACTGCCACAAATAGCGGACGTGGCTGCAATCGGTGTGGCTGATGCGATGAAAGGTAATCGCCTTGTGGTTTTTTTAACACCCAAGCCGGATTTTAATGGCGATCCTGAAGTCTTGAAACAGACCGTTATGGATCTGGTTCAGTCTCGTATGGGCAAACCGTTTCGTCCGAGCGAGGTGTATGTAGCGAGTCAGTTACCGAAAACTCGCAGCACCAAGGTCATGCGCAGATTGATACGCAACGTTTACATGAACGCACCGTATGGTGATCTGTCATCACTGGATAATCCGGCGGCACTGGATGAGTTGAAACACCTGATTCCTCGGGTATGA
- a CDS encoding SDR family oxidoreductase, whose protein sequence is MDMDLKGKRVLITGASQGIGAALARAFSAEGCDLVLVARSDQKLLALADEIKARHAVQVQVYARDLTKKGVVDEIARLEPQVDVLVNNAGTIPAGNLWDVDAQAWREGWELKVFGYIDMTRQYYPLMKERGGGVILNNIGMAAEAFDFDYVAGSSGNAALAAFTKSVGGRSLRDNIRVAGVNPGPVSTERIEKIFRMRSQTQFGDDSHVQELSSHLPLGRPATVGEIAELFVFLASKHSGYTSGVVFTVDGGISSAKSII, encoded by the coding sequence ATGGATATGGATCTGAAAGGGAAGAGGGTCTTGATTACCGGTGCATCACAGGGTATCGGCGCTGCTTTGGCCAGAGCCTTCTCTGCCGAGGGGTGTGACCTCGTGCTGGTTGCGCGCTCAGACCAGAAGCTGCTTGCGCTGGCAGATGAGATCAAGGCCCGGCATGCCGTCCAGGTTCAAGTCTATGCTAGGGACCTGACCAAAAAAGGTGTGGTCGATGAGATTGCGCGACTGGAGCCGCAGGTCGATGTGCTCGTGAACAATGCGGGAACGATCCCGGCAGGAAATCTATGGGACGTAGACGCCCAAGCATGGCGTGAAGGATGGGAACTCAAGGTATTTGGTTACATCGATATGACGCGACAATACTATCCGCTCATGAAAGAACGAGGCGGCGGTGTGATCTTGAACAACATCGGCATGGCCGCCGAAGCTTTTGATTTTGATTACGTGGCAGGATCCTCAGGAAATGCGGCCCTTGCCGCTTTCACGAAATCTGTCGGCGGCAGAAGCCTGCGTGACAACATCCGGGTGGCGGGTGTCAATCCTGGCCCGGTCTCGACCGAGCGGATTGAGAAAATTTTCAGAATGCGATCCCAGACTCAGTTTGGAGACGATTCCCATGTCCAGGAACTATCAAGCCACCTGCCACTTGGTCGTCCGGCAACTGTCGGCGAGATCGCGGAGCTATTTGTCTTTCTGGCTTCGAAGCACTCAGGCTACACATCGGGTGTGGTGTTTACTGTGGATGGTGGCATCTCATCCGCAAAGTCAATTATCTAA
- a CDS encoding enoyl-CoA hydratase/isomerase family protein translates to MGSRYQGYKYIEFDYPAERVLRLTLNNPGRHNSLDALGHQEIADVWKEIDTDPDVSAVILCGAGKMFSAGGDFKLVEELIDSFEGRCRVWKETRDLVYNIINCSKPTVSAIHGAAVGAGLVAAMLCDISIAGRSAKIVDGHTRLGVAAGDHAAIIWPLLCGMAKAKYHLMLCEPVNGEQAEQMGLVSLCVDDDQVQTKAVEVATRLAQGAPTAIRWTKYALNNWLRQAGPIFDASLAMEFMGMSGPEVKEGLASHLEKRKPVFSQKVSI, encoded by the coding sequence ATGGGATCACGCTATCAAGGTTACAAGTACATTGAGTTTGACTATCCAGCCGAGCGTGTCTTGCGGCTGACTCTGAATAATCCAGGACGTCATAATAGTCTGGATGCACTGGGGCATCAGGAGATTGCTGATGTCTGGAAGGAAATAGACACCGATCCAGATGTGAGCGCGGTGATTCTCTGCGGGGCAGGCAAGATGTTTTCGGCGGGAGGGGATTTCAAGCTGGTCGAGGAACTGATAGATAGTTTCGAAGGGCGGTGCCGGGTCTGGAAGGAAACCCGGGATTTGGTCTATAACATCATCAACTGTTCAAAACCGACCGTGTCTGCGATTCATGGCGCAGCGGTAGGCGCTGGTCTGGTGGCCGCGATGCTGTGTGACATCTCGATTGCAGGCCGCTCTGCCAAGATCGTAGATGGCCACACGCGTCTGGGGGTGGCTGCCGGCGACCACGCGGCCATCATATGGCCACTATTGTGTGGGATGGCTAAGGCCAAGTATCACCTGATGCTGTGCGAGCCTGTCAACGGCGAACAGGCCGAGCAGATGGGCCTGGTTTCTCTCTGCGTCGATGATGACCAGGTGCAAACAAAGGCGGTGGAGGTCGCAACCCGTTTGGCCCAAGGCGCGCCCACAGCGATTCGCTGGACCAAGTATGCACTGAATAACTGGTTGCGGCAGGCAGGCCCTATATTCGATGCGTCGCTTGCCATGGAGTTCATGGGCATGTCAGGGCCCGAGGTCAAAGAGGGGCTTGCCTCTCACCTTGAAAAACGCAAACCCGTGTTTAGCCAAAAGGTATCGATCTAG
- a CDS encoding IclR family transcriptional regulator — MAMRETFINPIGRAFSVLSAFSPHERWLNGADIAARTDLPVSTVLRILKSLVNLGYVHQCSRTRRYRLTALVLSLGYAAIAYSEAQFTLTPAMRSLSEQHGLYVVLGTRDRLDVVLLECVNPRPEQSRRTGFRLRISAGTRFDIGESPLGWALLASLPDLERNYLSMKIEQRKSHDWPRIRRKLIDAENVVRQRGYCMSLGEIDPDISIVAAPLMLPEHGPMVIACLGETKNMSRSRVERELGPLLARIESSTRDGGQFAE; from the coding sequence ATGGCGATGAGAGAAACCTTCATCAATCCGATTGGACGGGCTTTCTCGGTGTTGTCAGCCTTCAGCCCCCATGAGCGCTGGCTAAACGGAGCTGACATCGCAGCCAGAACGGATCTGCCCGTTTCCACTGTGCTCAGGATTCTGAAGAGCCTCGTGAACCTAGGGTACGTCCATCAGTGTAGCCGTACCCGACGCTATCGGTTAACGGCATTGGTGCTCTCATTAGGCTACGCGGCGATTGCCTATTCCGAAGCGCAGTTTACCTTGACACCAGCCATGCGCTCATTGTCTGAGCAACACGGTCTATACGTGGTGTTGGGCACACGTGATCGGCTTGATGTGGTGCTGCTGGAATGCGTCAATCCGAGGCCAGAGCAGAGCCGTCGTACCGGTTTTCGGTTGAGGATTTCTGCCGGAACGCGATTCGATATTGGTGAGTCGCCGCTCGGCTGGGCGTTGCTTGCATCTTTACCCGATCTAGAGCGCAACTACCTCTCCATGAAAATCGAGCAACGCAAATCACATGACTGGCCCAGAATCCGTCGCAAGCTCATCGACGCCGAGAATGTCGTGCGTCAGCGTGGCTATTGCATGTCGCTTGGCGAGATTGATCCGGACATTAGCATTGTCGCGGCTCCACTGATGCTGCCCGAACACGGTCCGATGGTGATCGCCTGTTTGGGTGAGACCAAGAACATGTCCCGTTCGCGCGTCGAGCGTGAGCTCGGACCCTTGCTTGCCAGAATTGAATCAAGCACGAGAGATGGAGGTCAGTTTGCTGAGTAG
- a CDS encoding IclR family transcriptional regulator, with translation MLSSQIQPEGERDIDDTMLTVRRGIEVIRAFRAARVALGNVDIVKRTNIPKASVSRITSTLISLGLLVRVPGTRKFQIGTRPLSIGQAYLDASPMARLVTPVMQSLADELGVSSAIATRAGLQMLYVAYRKSENISTLRLGVGSLLPLDVTSVGRAYLWGMNESERDKVIEQIRVASGTKAEQRLKGISDAFTDLRTHGICMSIVEYQPDAFGVAVPVYLGQARTLMTLNAGAVHEAVTREYLLDVIREPLTRAAQNLEKVCQDVDCSL, from the coding sequence TTGCTGAGTAGCCAGATCCAGCCAGAAGGTGAGCGCGATATCGATGACACCATGTTGACGGTTCGGCGGGGAATCGAAGTCATACGGGCCTTTCGGGCAGCACGAGTCGCACTGGGCAACGTTGATATTGTCAAGAGAACCAACATTCCCAAGGCGTCGGTCTCAAGAATCACCAGCACATTGATCTCGCTCGGGTTGCTGGTGAGGGTGCCAGGAACCCGTAAGTTCCAGATCGGGACGAGGCCGCTATCGATCGGACAGGCTTATCTGGATGCTAGTCCGATGGCGCGTCTGGTCACGCCGGTGATGCAGTCGCTGGCTGACGAATTGGGAGTGTCAAGCGCAATCGCTACTCGAGCGGGGTTGCAGATGCTTTATGTTGCGTACCGTAAGAGCGAGAATATTTCCACGTTGAGATTAGGTGTGGGGTCTTTGTTACCGCTGGACGTGACCTCGGTGGGCCGAGCCTATCTATGGGGCATGAATGAGTCAGAGCGTGACAAGGTCATCGAGCAGATCCGGGTCGCATCAGGCACCAAGGCAGAGCAGAGATTAAAAGGAATCTCGGATGCTTTTACTGATCTGCGCACCCATGGCATTTGCATGTCGATCGTCGAGTACCAGCCCGACGCGTTTGGTGTGGCCGTACCTGTCTATCTGGGTCAGGCCCGCACTCTGATGACGCTTAACGCAGGAGCTGTACATGAAGCCGTGACCCGTGAATACCTGCTCGACGTGATCCGCGAACCGCTGACTCGTGCTGCTCAGAATCTCGAGAAAGTTTGTCAAGACGTCGACTGTAGTCTTTAA
- a CDS encoding NAD(P)-dependent oxidoreductase, which yields MEIGSVAFIGVGNMGSRMAACVKQAGFDLRVHDANLQACESLVKSGVSVLSEAAESIQSDVIVLMVANDDQVKQVTRQIVQAGLRDTRFVADYLCIMSTVLPQTVKEVARELDKVEIRLIEAPVSGGMVKAEQGSLTLMLGGAEEDITAVNPVMKAMGSHLFYCGKLGSASVVKLINNMIGISNLYLVAEGFRMAQAYGVCCENLTRVLEVSTGRNFLTEDAQISAQQYAAWTQTEEVFLSASKIVQKDLHIAQDLARAVSVTLPVIAAVSGVVDATGDTDLERWRAVADYFTRAEQAEGNSSHG from the coding sequence ATGGAGATCGGTTCGGTTGCATTTATTGGCGTGGGCAATATGGGCTCGCGCATGGCAGCGTGCGTCAAGCAGGCAGGGTTCGACTTGCGTGTTCACGATGCCAATCTGCAAGCTTGTGAAAGTCTGGTAAAGAGTGGAGTCTCAGTACTGTCTGAGGCTGCCGAATCGATCCAGTCTGACGTGATTGTCCTCATGGTTGCCAATGATGATCAGGTCAAACAGGTGACTCGGCAGATCGTGCAGGCAGGGTTGCGCGATACGCGTTTTGTAGCAGATTACCTGTGCATCATGAGTACGGTGCTGCCGCAAACCGTCAAGGAGGTTGCACGTGAACTGGATAAGGTCGAGATTCGCTTAATCGAGGCACCTGTCAGTGGAGGGATGGTAAAGGCCGAGCAGGGCAGTCTGACGCTCATGCTGGGGGGAGCCGAGGAGGATATCACTGCGGTCAACCCGGTGATGAAAGCTATGGGTTCGCATCTTTTTTATTGCGGGAAGCTCGGCTCGGCGTCAGTGGTCAAGCTAATCAACAACATGATCGGTATCTCAAATCTTTATCTGGTCGCCGAAGGGTTTCGGATGGCGCAGGCCTACGGAGTATGTTGCGAAAACCTCACGCGTGTGCTTGAAGTCAGTACCGGGAGGAATTTTCTGACTGAAGATGCCCAGATTTCTGCACAGCAGTACGCGGCCTGGACGCAAACCGAGGAAGTGTTTCTTTCGGCATCGAAGATCGTTCAGAAGGACCTACATATTGCGCAGGACCTGGCCCGCGCGGTCTCGGTGACTCTGCCTGTCATTGCTGCAGTCTCAGGGGTGGTCGATGCAACAGGGGATACCGATCTTGAACGCTGGCGTGCGGTGGCGGACTACTTCACCCGTGCTGAGCAAGCTGAAGGAAATTCCAGCCATGGGTAA
- a CDS encoding CaiB/BaiF CoA transferase family protein, producing MGNILEGVQVLDMGRYIAGPFCAAMLADLGADVIRVERVGGSEDRFVVPVAPDGSGAIYMQSNRNKRSLTLDFTQQAGREILKRLIERSDIVIANMPHRTLVKLGLDHDQIKQINPSVIFVTASAFGWKGPYRDRVGFDGVAQTMSGAVHLSGPPGQPSKAMVPYVDYMTGMAAAFGAVAALYDRKNTGEGQRVEATLIKSALNIASAFLIESQLLGIQRESTWNRSPLASPSDIFRTQDGWIIVQVIGGSLFRKWAEMIGRADLCDDPRFVNDEERGRHGDAISEIMQGWCSQYTTRHALELLSTRKIPAGPLYTPEQAVRDDGLHQSDVYWPMDYPGVEKPVPVVQSPVSFSRGTSQDGARAPTLGEHNAEILRGLGYLPNEIESFSQDKII from the coding sequence ATGGGTAACATTCTGGAAGGCGTTCAGGTGCTCGACATGGGTCGATATATCGCGGGTCCGTTCTGCGCCGCGATGCTGGCCGATCTGGGAGCTGACGTTATTCGTGTCGAGCGGGTCGGTGGCAGTGAAGACCGGTTTGTGGTTCCGGTTGCACCTGATGGATCGGGTGCGATCTATATGCAGTCGAACAGGAACAAGCGGTCTTTGACGCTGGATTTCACCCAACAGGCTGGACGGGAAATCCTGAAACGCCTGATCGAACGCTCGGATATCGTGATCGCCAATATGCCGCATAGAACGCTGGTTAAGCTCGGACTGGATCACGACCAGATCAAGCAGATCAATCCTTCTGTGATCTTTGTGACGGCGTCCGCCTTCGGCTGGAAAGGGCCCTATCGAGACCGCGTTGGTTTCGATGGTGTGGCGCAAACTATGAGTGGTGCCGTGCACCTCTCCGGACCACCCGGCCAGCCTAGCAAGGCAATGGTTCCATACGTTGATTACATGACCGGGATGGCTGCGGCGTTTGGTGCAGTCGCGGCGCTTTATGATCGCAAGAATACGGGAGAAGGACAACGCGTGGAGGCCACGCTCATCAAATCGGCCCTAAACATTGCAAGCGCGTTCTTGATCGAGTCTCAGTTGCTCGGGATTCAGCGCGAGTCAACTTGGAACCGCAGTCCGCTTGCGTCACCGTCGGATATCTTTCGCACACAGGACGGCTGGATCATCGTACAGGTCATTGGAGGCTCTCTCTTCAGGAAATGGGCCGAGATGATCGGCCGTGCCGATCTTTGTGATGACCCGAGATTTGTTAACGATGAGGAGCGTGGCAGACACGGCGATGCGATCAGCGAGATCATGCAAGGCTGGTGCTCTCAGTACACGACCCGGCACGCACTGGAGTTGCTTTCGACGAGGAAAATACCCGCCGGGCCGCTCTACACTCCCGAACAGGCAGTCCGCGACGATGGCCTGCACCAGAGCGATGTGTACTGGCCTATGGATTACCCAGGGGTAGAGAAGCCCGTGCCTGTAGTCCAGTCGCCTGTGAGCTTCTCCCGAGGGACGTCTCAGGACGGAGCCAGAGCGCCGACATTGGGCGAGCACAATGCAGAAATTCTGAGAGGGCTTGGATACTTACCCAACGAAATTGAATCATTTTCGCAAGACAAGATAATCTGA